The following are encoded together in the Proteiniphilum saccharofermentans genome:
- a CDS encoding T9SS sorting signal type C domain-containing protein, protein MKFENTKSIGYGDRWKHVFSRMFLMVFLAVFSFSLYAQDSDNTEFWFVAPDASKSHADRPTFLMITTGDKPATVTISMPKNKYFKSRTDTIMSMDAKSHWKFEFKDVQVDSVENTYTSSGKVTDKGILITSTAPISAYYQIDGGNQKEIFTLKGKKALGEDFYMPFQQAYVNSGASYKEDAFRQIQIVASEDETEVTVVPANGNLIDLSDNSIVNSGSSKTKKLNKGQTLLWRGEKFDTQLTGSRVTSTKPIAVTLFEDCNSVVGQSSIDPIGDQMVPVNKLGQNYIVVKGFSYGGNVTDHVGVLAVEDNTVIKVGDFEEQTLQKGKYYSWNLGVGATNPQAYSVTSNRPVYCMHQSAAGSEVGGSLLPSLYSISARRITFFKGDMNINSMFLVFRESAKDGFVMDGDSLKVTVGEVGFEDWRYAKVDIKASGGNRVCTIENDKGAFSLGYFLGAATTSSLYGYFSAFGTFSFESDVIAHCGDSYTFSAPYAKSYKWLYNGEEISNEATFVATKSGEYTLTVDQDQYKITDKTYLKLQNFSHILSAPEQLLENKAYNFTIKLNPDDDPDNYFSTTYLWNFGEGASVPTSTEAGVEVFYSSSGTKNISLTIWNHDANCDTTITRTIEVLDKSEGIVLYWRTDTKDRDWNNVKNWAKDPEGQNPIEVIPADYTKVYLPGKAANYPSLTQENTDWTHYGQPEADEIVFRYGSELHYQHELKYNKAYINYNWGYYGDSPASGQQPPLSLENAEILQRDAWHILAAPLKSMASGDFSLAGRPFSWQTQFTVTTPGSVAEGDLSEAFPTNDVALATTNNAIAVKMAGYESGKVGHKDQTNLEGLKGVIEIPYFENESLKAHYTAHNYDALAKKSYFYYFDTRTLKLLNSPLGSMSRSDEAYRFVYETELNEPPSNAVYEMPLNTEGMGDSNEVMVGNPFLAPIDAKAFAEENTENIDDSQGYKLLSEDEKIWEQHYFTEGSIIPAWKAFIVTVKPNVTTLSFPFTVTLPSQTENEENGLDASVTGLRSGSADGALSVHIQKAGIESGDCAILQNNRNTNNTEIRKMILPEGHEAPEIFFMSSGGDLSYLVRNLGQGENEVPIGVKTSDVHSCLALEFRNIAAFTASTGAKAILVDKHLNVRQDLVHSPVYRFTQQASGLDKQYVDKNRFVLQLGGETGTIGQEDPEDGINIMYRSGILKVTSDENIDAVSVYDLYGRLVFSVHSVNLSQYTHPIALQGKLFLVRVKTASGKEKVKKIMGN, encoded by the coding sequence ATGAAGTTTGAAAATACTAAGAGCATAGGTTACGGAGACAGATGGAAGCATGTCTTTTCCAGAATGTTTCTTATGGTTTTCCTTGCTGTGTTTTCTTTCTCACTCTATGCGCAGGACTCTGATAATACTGAGTTTTGGTTCGTTGCCCCCGATGCGTCTAAATCACATGCCGACCGGCCAACATTTTTGATGATTACCACGGGCGACAAACCCGCTACGGTTACAATCAGTATGCCGAAAAATAAGTATTTCAAATCCAGAACAGATACGATAATGTCTATGGATGCAAAGTCTCATTGGAAATTTGAATTTAAAGATGTACAGGTAGATAGTGTTGAGAATACCTATACAAGTTCCGGGAAGGTGACAGACAAAGGAATTCTTATCACATCCACAGCGCCGATCTCCGCTTACTATCAGATTGACGGGGGAAATCAAAAGGAAATATTCACATTGAAAGGGAAGAAAGCGCTGGGAGAAGACTTTTATATGCCTTTTCAACAAGCTTACGTCAATAGTGGTGCTTCTTACAAAGAGGATGCTTTTCGTCAAATACAGATTGTCGCATCCGAGGATGAGACTGAAGTAACAGTGGTACCTGCCAATGGCAATCTGATAGATCTCAGCGACAACAGTATCGTGAATAGTGGGTCCTCGAAAACTAAAAAACTTAATAAAGGGCAGACTTTGTTGTGGCGGGGAGAAAAATTTGATACCCAACTGACAGGGAGCAGGGTTACTTCTACCAAGCCTATTGCGGTTACGCTTTTTGAAGATTGTAATTCAGTTGTGGGTCAATCGAGCATTGATCCTATCGGCGACCAAATGGTTCCGGTGAACAAGCTCGGACAAAATTACATCGTTGTGAAAGGATTCTCTTACGGGGGAAATGTTACCGATCATGTCGGTGTATTGGCTGTAGAAGACAATACCGTTATAAAAGTTGGCGATTTTGAGGAACAAACTCTTCAAAAAGGAAAATATTATTCTTGGAATTTAGGCGTGGGAGCTACAAATCCACAGGCATACTCCGTGACATCGAATCGTCCGGTATATTGTATGCACCAGTCAGCTGCCGGATCCGAAGTTGGCGGCTCTTTGCTGCCCAGTTTGTATTCCATATCGGCACGTCGTATCACTTTCTTTAAGGGAGACATGAATATCAACTCAATGTTTTTGGTATTTCGCGAATCGGCCAAAGATGGATTTGTAATGGATGGTGATTCCCTCAAAGTTACAGTTGGCGAGGTCGGCTTCGAAGATTGGCGATATGCCAAGGTAGACATCAAGGCAAGCGGAGGCAACAGGGTGTGTACCATAGAAAACGACAAAGGAGCTTTTTCGTTAGGATATTTTCTCGGAGCAGCCACTACATCTTCATTATATGGTTATTTTTCGGCTTTCGGGACATTCTCTTTCGAGAGTGACGTCATAGCACATTGTGGCGATAGTTATACATTTTCTGCGCCCTATGCGAAATCATATAAATGGCTGTATAACGGAGAAGAAATTTCTAATGAAGCTACGTTTGTAGCGACAAAAAGCGGAGAATACACATTAACTGTTGACCAAGACCAATATAAGATAACAGACAAAACGTATCTGAAACTGCAAAACTTCAGCCATATTCTTAGCGCACCTGAGCAGTTACTTGAAAACAAAGCATATAACTTCACGATCAAACTGAACCCGGATGACGACCCGGATAATTATTTCAGCACCACTTATCTGTGGAATTTCGGAGAAGGGGCATCAGTCCCTACCTCAACAGAAGCCGGGGTGGAAGTTTTTTATTCATCATCCGGAACGAAAAATATTTCATTAACAATCTGGAACCATGATGCCAATTGCGATACCACCATTACCCGGACAATAGAGGTCCTTGATAAATCGGAAGGAATAGTATTGTATTGGAGGACCGATACAAAAGACCGCGACTGGAATAATGTAAAGAACTGGGCGAAAGACCCGGAAGGACAGAACCCCATTGAAGTAATACCTGCGGACTATACGAAGGTGTACCTTCCGGGAAAAGCGGCCAACTATCCTTCGCTGACGCAAGAAAATACAGACTGGACCCATTACGGACAGCCCGAAGCGGACGAGATCGTTTTCAGGTACGGCAGCGAACTGCACTACCAGCATGAACTGAAATACAACAAGGCATACATCAATTACAACTGGGGGTATTACGGGGATAGTCCGGCAAGCGGACAACAACCTCCCCTTTCTTTGGAAAACGCAGAAATATTGCAGCGCGATGCATGGCATATACTTGCCGCACCTTTGAAAAGCATGGCCTCAGGGGATTTCTCCTTAGCGGGACGTCCCTTCTCCTGGCAAACACAGTTTACGGTAACGACTCCCGGAAGTGTGGCGGAGGGGGATCTCTCTGAAGCGTTCCCCACGAACGACGTGGCGCTCGCAACCACAAACAACGCCATCGCGGTAAAAATGGCAGGATACGAAAGTGGAAAAGTCGGTCATAAAGACCAAACCAACCTGGAAGGACTTAAGGGGGTGATCGAAATTCCCTATTTCGAAAACGAGTCCCTGAAAGCGCATTATACCGCGCACAACTATGATGCCCTCGCAAAGAAGAGTTATTTCTACTATTTCGACACCAGGACGTTGAAACTTCTCAATTCCCCGCTGGGATCGATGAGCCGCAGCGACGAGGCGTACCGATTCGTATATGAGACAGAGCTGAACGAACCGCCCTCCAACGCAGTGTATGAAATGCCGCTGAATACGGAAGGCATGGGGGACAGCAACGAAGTGATGGTCGGCAATCCATTCCTTGCTCCTATCGACGCAAAGGCATTCGCCGAAGAGAATACGGAAAACATAGATGATTCGCAGGGATATAAACTCTTGTCGGAAGATGAAAAGATATGGGAACAGCACTATTTTACAGAGGGCAGTATAATCCCGGCCTGGAAAGCCTTTATCGTGACTGTAAAACCGAATGTCACCACGCTTTCATTCCCGTTTACGGTAACCCTCCCGTCGCAAACGGAGAATGAGGAAAATGGTTTGGATGCGTCTGTAACCGGACTCCGCTCCGGATCGGCAGACGGCGCCCTTTCCGTGCATATACAGAAAGCGGGGATTGAATCGGGTGACTGTGCCATACTACAAAATAATCGCAATACGAACAATACCGAAATTAGGAAAATGATCCTGCCGGAGGGCCACGAAGCGCCAGAAATATTTTTTATGTCCTCCGGTGGGGATCTTTCCTATTTGGTCAGAAATCTCGGACAAGGCGAAAATGAGGTACCCATAGGGGTAAAAACTTCCGATGTACACTCCTGCCTGGCCCTTGAATTCCGGAATATAGCGGCGTTTACCGCTTCCACCGGCGCAAAAGCGATCCTGGTGGACAAACACCTGAATGTAAGGCAGGACCTTGTACACAGCCCGGTCTATCGCTTTACTCAACAAGCATCGGGTTTGGACAAACAATATGTCGATAAGAACCGCTTCGTGCTGCAATTGGGCGGCGAAACCGGAACAATCGGACAGGAAGATCCGGAAGACGGGATCAATATAATGTACCGTTCTGGAATATTGAAGGTCACATCAGACGAAAACATAGATGCCGTATCGGTGTATGACCTGTACGGACGACTGGTATTTTCAGTTCATTCAGTCAATCTTTCCCAATACACCCATCCTATAGCGTTACAGGGAAAGCTATTCCTGGTCCGGGTAAAAACGGCCTCTGGAAAAGAGAAGGTAAAAAAGATAATGGGGAATTGA